A region from the Gemmatimonadota bacterium genome encodes:
- a CDS encoding helicase has product MSRITPSAAAAVRTAIQLAGGREVCFVAAIDEDGVLASARVVARGDVRSVLALPGFARRGEMLLHNHPSGVLEPSGPDLEIAARMHDDGIGFAITNNDASDVYVVVEVPRPRRAAPLDLDALDDDLGPDGPIATHLGRYEDRPTQRAYTRAIARLYNSGGVGLLEAGTGVGKSLGYLVPALRWAAANGERTVVSTNTINLQEQLVGKDLPFLAGAMADQPVRFALLKGWRNYLCLLRLEQARGAGGTLFDDGHGQELDMIEAWAAGTKDGSLSDLAEAPRSEVWDEVSAEPDLCQRLKCPHFDKCFLFAARREAAQADVVVVNHHLLLADLAVRRASQNWDEAAVLPPFQRLVVDEGHHLEDAAAKHLGATVSSRGVQRLFSRLERRGRGLLPTLSQRLGARKDLLSVASLDLVHAKLFPSALAARDKAGIVFDLLDGLMQESNLAVMRLTRDFDEHPVWKAGLDGALEDLLREFQLMADNLRLIKDRMEADERLMDLNGTLLGELRGVSRRLELAGDALRQALRPASAARTVRWLEVRGKERSLVATAVPLALAPILRDDLFRRVETTVVTSATLATEGRFDFMRNRLGLDEDDVEPEEGAFASPFDYRAQSLLAIPHDVPAPNVNGDEHFAAVLQGISLVAQAAGGGVFGLFTSHRDVREAARELRQRGLGGSFPLLVHGEETRDALLRRFRESGNAVLLGTSSFWEGVDVPGDALRGLVIAKLPFRVPTEPLTAAHCEAIEARGGDPFQEYMLPHAALRLKQGFGRLIRTRDDRGVVLLMDSRVCSKRYGEELLDGLPPAQQVIGSWAEVEAAVRRFYRANGRR; this is encoded by the coding sequence ATGTCCCGCATCACACCCTCCGCTGCCGCTGCCGTGCGCACCGCGATTCAACTCGCGGGGGGGCGGGAGGTGTGTTTTGTCGCGGCCATCGACGAGGACGGCGTCCTCGCGTCGGCGCGAGTTGTGGCCCGCGGGGATGTGCGCAGCGTGCTCGCCCTGCCGGGGTTCGCGCGCCGCGGGGAAATGTTGCTCCACAACCATCCGTCGGGGGTGCTGGAGCCGTCTGGTCCTGACCTCGAGATTGCCGCGCGGATGCACGACGACGGGATCGGGTTCGCAATCACCAATAACGACGCGTCTGATGTCTATGTCGTGGTGGAGGTTCCGCGGCCGCGCCGCGCCGCCCCGCTCGACCTCGATGCCCTGGACGACGACCTCGGGCCGGATGGCCCCATCGCCACCCACCTGGGGCGCTATGAAGACCGACCGACCCAACGTGCCTACACGCGCGCGATCGCCCGCCTGTACAACAGCGGCGGGGTCGGGTTGCTGGAGGCGGGGACCGGGGTAGGAAAGTCGTTAGGCTACCTCGTACCGGCGCTCCGCTGGGCCGCGGCGAACGGCGAACGCACGGTGGTCTCGACGAACACGATCAACCTGCAGGAACAGCTGGTCGGGAAGGACCTGCCGTTTCTCGCTGGGGCCATGGCCGACCAGCCGGTGCGGTTCGCCTTGCTCAAGGGGTGGCGGAACTACCTGTGCCTGCTCCGGCTCGAGCAGGCCCGGGGGGCCGGGGGGACATTGTTCGACGACGGGCACGGGCAGGAGCTCGACATGATCGAGGCGTGGGCGGCCGGCACGAAGGACGGCTCGCTCAGCGACCTCGCCGAAGCGCCGCGCAGTGAGGTGTGGGACGAGGTCTCGGCCGAGCCGGACCTGTGCCAACGACTCAAGTGCCCGCACTTCGACAAGTGCTTCCTCTTCGCGGCGCGTCGTGAGGCGGCGCAGGCAGATGTCGTGGTCGTGAACCACCACTTGCTGCTGGCCGACCTGGCGGTCCGCCGCGCCTCGCAGAACTGGGATGAGGCGGCCGTGCTCCCGCCGTTCCAGCGACTGGTGGTCGACGAAGGGCACCACCTCGAGGACGCCGCGGCCAAACATCTTGGGGCTACGGTTTCATCGCGCGGGGTGCAGCGCTTGTTCTCCCGATTGGAGCGACGCGGGAGAGGGTTGCTTCCCACGCTGTCGCAACGCTTGGGGGCACGCAAAGACCTGCTGAGCGTGGCGTCGCTGGACCTGGTCCATGCCAAGCTCTTTCCTTCGGCACTCGCCGCCCGGGACAAGGCAGGGATCGTCTTTGACTTGCTCGATGGACTGATGCAGGAGTCGAATCTCGCGGTCATGCGCCTGACGAGGGACTTTGATGAGCACCCGGTCTGGAAGGCGGGACTTGACGGCGCGTTGGAGGACCTGCTGCGCGAGTTCCAGTTGATGGCGGACAACCTCCGGCTCATCAAGGATCGCATGGAGGCCGACGAGCGCTTGATGGACCTGAATGGCACCCTGCTCGGGGAGTTGCGGGGGGTGTCGCGCCGGCTGGAGTTGGCCGGAGACGCGCTGCGCCAGGCCCTGCGGCCTGCGTCTGCGGCGCGGACGGTGCGGTGGCTCGAAGTGCGCGGGAAGGAGCGCTCGCTGGTGGCGACGGCCGTTCCCCTCGCACTGGCCCCCATCCTCCGGGATGACCTCTTTCGCCGGGTGGAGACGACGGTTGTCACCAGTGCCACGCTGGCGACCGAGGGGCGCTTCGATTTCATGCGCAACCGGCTCGGACTCGACGAGGATGATGTTGAGCCGGAGGAGGGAGCGTTCGCCTCTCCGTTTGACTACCGCGCCCAGTCCCTACTTGCCATTCCGCATGATGTGCCAGCGCCTAACGTCAACGGTGATGAACACTTCGCCGCTGTGCTGCAGGGGATTTCTCTGGTGGCTCAGGCTGCGGGCGGGGGGGTCTTTGGGCTGTTCACGAGTCACCGGGACGTGCGCGAGGCGGCGCGTGAGTTACGCCAACGAGGGCTTGGTGGGAGTTTTCCACTTCTTGTACACGGCGAGGAAACGCGCGATGCGTTGCTCCGCCGGTTCAGGGAGTCCGGTAACGCGGTCTTGCTCGGCACATCGTCGTTCTGGGAGGGGGTGGACGTACCCGGCGACGCCCTGCGCGGTCTGGTGATTGCGAAGCTGCCGTTTCGGGTACCGACCGAGCCGCTGACCGCAGCGCACTGTGAGGCGATCGAGGCGCGCGGTGGGGACCCGTTTCAGGAGTACATGCTGCCTCATGCCGCGTTGCGCCTCAAGCAGGGGTTCGGCCGGCTGATCCGGACGCGGGACGATCGCGGTGTCGTGCTCTTGATGGATTCGCGAGTCTGTTCAAAGCGATACGGCGAGGAGCTGTTGGATGGGCTGCCGCCGGCACAGCAGGTGATTGGTTCCTGGGCCGAAGTGGAAGCGGCCGTGCGTCGATTTTACCGAGCAAATGGGCGGCGCTAA
- a CDS encoding asparagine synthetase B — protein sequence MGAIGSIAARSVSAQQQLLVPMDDRQGNALKAYGLVFNALRDGNKAEWLLNYRGGSFLLPDVSDVRKRATLDGITFEPISAPDVGALRTEIASANMDVVSLERAPKIAIYKPLKSPPWDDAVSLALKYAGIDFTSVYDEEVMNGDLTKVDWLHLHHEDFTGQLNKLYLGFRDTPWFIEQRDAQLATARKLGMPNIPALKKQVAERMRQFVENGGFLFAMCGATETLALAIAAHQTDIAGSFADNTPVDEAADQKLDWDRSFGFRGVHLEPSPFVNSMSDIDGHQVNVPGRRQPLGQFSLFSFSAKFDPVATMLVQNSRNVIPDFYGVTTSFTRSTIKQGVTILAQEEGAPWAKYLHGDYGKGSFTFLGGHDPEDPQHNIGAAPTDLALHPNSPGYRLILNNVLFPAAKKKPLKT from the coding sequence ATGGGTGCGATCGGGTCCATCGCGGCGAGATCGGTGAGCGCGCAGCAACAGCTGCTCGTCCCCATGGACGACCGCCAGGGGAATGCGCTGAAGGCGTACGGCCTGGTGTTCAACGCCCTGCGCGACGGGAACAAGGCAGAGTGGTTGCTGAACTATCGCGGGGGGTCGTTCCTCCTGCCCGACGTCTCGGATGTCCGAAAGCGGGCGACGCTCGACGGGATCACCTTCGAGCCGATCTCCGCCCCTGACGTGGGGGCGCTCCGCACCGAGATCGCCTCGGCCAACATGGATGTCGTGTCGTTGGAGCGGGCCCCGAAGATCGCGATCTACAAGCCGCTCAAGTCGCCGCCGTGGGATGACGCGGTGTCGCTGGCGCTCAAGTATGCGGGGATCGACTTCACGTCCGTGTATGACGAGGAGGTCATGAACGGGGACCTGACCAAGGTCGACTGGCTGCACCTGCACCACGAGGATTTCACGGGGCAGCTGAACAAGCTGTACCTGGGCTTCCGGGACACGCCGTGGTTCATCGAGCAGCGGGACGCGCAGCTGGCCACGGCGCGGAAGCTGGGAATGCCGAACATCCCGGCGCTGAAGAAGCAGGTGGCGGAACGCATGCGGCAGTTTGTCGAGAACGGGGGGTTCCTGTTTGCGATGTGCGGTGCGACCGAGACGCTGGCGCTGGCGATTGCCGCGCACCAGACGGACATCGCCGGGAGTTTTGCGGATAACACGCCGGTCGACGAGGCGGCGGACCAGAAGCTGGATTGGGATCGCTCGTTCGGCTTCCGCGGGGTGCACCTGGAGCCGTCGCCGTTTGTGAACTCGATGAGTGACATTGATGGGCACCAGGTGAACGTGCCCGGCCGCCGCCAGCCGTTGGGGCAATTCAGCCTGTTCAGTTTCTCGGCGAAGTTCGACCCCGTGGCGACGATGCTGGTCCAGAACTCCCGCAACGTGATCCCCGATTTTTACGGGGTGACGACGTCGTTCACGCGGTCGACGATCAAGCAGGGGGTCACGATCCTCGCGCAGGAAGAGGGGGCTCCGTGGGCGAAGTACTTGCATGGGGACTACGGCAAGGGGTCGTTCACCTTCCTTGGCGGGCATGACCCGGAGGATCCCCAGCACAACATTGGCGCCGCCCCGACGGACCTGGCGTTGCATCCCAACTCGCCGGGGTACCGGCTGATCCTCAACAACGTGCTCTTTCCGGCGGCGAAGAAGAAGCCGTTGAAGACGTAG
- the lexA gene encoding repressor LexA, whose translation MHDPLTPIERKVYHFLLDFLAEHTYQPSVREIGRKVRIPSTKTVTEVLARLEDKGFLEREHARSRGVKIVGFSSIGGVQPIPLYARVNPVAPYLTSENRERFVGVDRSLVLTDDSFLLRVVGDELALRGILAGDLALVSPSTRAIDGELVAARIGGHVTVRLIGHLGAVVSLSTGTAGEPETFLGPTDDFAILGVVTTVVRSLRAPAPDEPY comes from the coding sequence GTGCACGACCCGCTGACCCCCATCGAGCGGAAAGTCTACCACTTCCTGCTCGACTTCCTCGCCGAACACACCTACCAGCCGAGCGTCCGCGAGATTGGCCGCAAGGTGCGCATCCCCAGCACCAAGACGGTGACCGAAGTCCTGGCCCGGCTGGAGGACAAGGGGTTCCTCGAGCGGGAGCACGCCCGTTCACGCGGGGTGAAGATCGTCGGCTTCTCCAGCATTGGCGGCGTACAGCCCATCCCGCTCTACGCCCGCGTGAACCCGGTCGCCCCATACCTCACGAGCGAGAACCGCGAGCGCTTCGTCGGCGTCGACCGCAGCCTGGTCCTCACCGATGACTCGTTCCTGCTGCGAGTTGTTGGGGACGAGTTGGCGCTGCGGGGGATCCTCGCCGGAGACCTCGCCCTCGTGAGTCCATCCACCCGCGCCATCGATGGAGAACTCGTGGCGGCGCGCATCGGCGGACACGTCACCGTGCGCCTGATCGGTCACCTCGGCGCCGTCGTCTCGCTCAGCACCGGGACCGCCGGGGAACCCGAGACCTTCCTCGGCCCCACCGACGACTTCGCCATCCTCGGCGTCGTGACCACGGTGGTCCGCAGCCTCCGCGCGCCCGCCCCAGACGAACCGTATTAG
- a CDS encoding glutamate--tRNA ligase: MTATPRLRFAPSPTGYLHVGGARTALFNWLYARKTGGKFLLRVEDTDKARSTDESTRAIFEGLTWLGLDWDEDVVFQGANVERHQRDAFQLLDAGLAYRDFTTAEQLDQLRKNAESRGETFTFDRRLAELSPAELQARLDRGDPYTIRFRVPEGSTSWDDLVHGTITFPNKDIDDFIILRSDRTPIYNFAVVSDDIAMGITLVMRGDDHISNTPKQILLYQALGASLPTFAHLPMIHGMDGKKLSKRHGATAVGDYQHLGILPGAMRNFLALLGWSPGDDREVMDMPELIDAFTGDGLLKKASVFDLKKLEWMNGQHMMRLPLEDLAAYLRPFVIEANLADAARLETRHTWWLHLLDLLRVRARTINELVRQARPYWSTTVEFEEAAVAKHWKDAPAAAALLTSARTALAAAPDWTPVTTEAVLRTVAEQAGVGAGKLFQPLRVALTGTGESPGMFDVLTVLGRDSTLQRLDAALARLAETA; the protein is encoded by the coding sequence ATGACCGCCACCCCACGCCTCCGCTTCGCCCCCTCGCCCACCGGCTATCTGCACGTGGGCGGCGCGCGCACGGCCCTCTTCAACTGGCTCTACGCCCGCAAGACCGGCGGCAAGTTCCTCCTCCGCGTCGAGGACACCGACAAGGCGCGCAGCACCGACGAAAGCACCCGCGCGATATTCGAGGGCCTCACCTGGCTCGGCCTCGACTGGGACGAAGATGTCGTCTTTCAGGGCGCCAACGTCGAGCGGCACCAGCGTGATGCCTTCCAGCTGCTCGACGCCGGACTCGCTTACCGCGACTTCACGACCGCCGAGCAGCTGGACCAGCTGCGCAAGAACGCCGAATCCCGCGGCGAAACCTTCACCTTCGACCGCCGCCTGGCCGAACTCTCGCCAGCGGAGCTGCAGGCACGCCTCGACCGCGGCGACCCCTACACGATCCGCTTCCGCGTCCCCGAGGGCAGCACGTCCTGGGATGACCTGGTGCACGGCACCATCACCTTCCCCAACAAGGACATCGACGACTTCATCATCCTGCGCTCGGACCGGACGCCGATCTACAACTTCGCCGTGGTCTCCGATGACATCGCCATGGGGATCACCCTGGTCATGCGCGGCGACGATCACATCAGCAACACGCCGAAGCAGATCCTGTTGTACCAGGCGTTAGGCGCTTCCCTGCCCACCTTCGCGCACCTTCCGATGATCCACGGGATGGACGGGAAGAAGCTCTCCAAGCGACACGGCGCCACCGCGGTCGGCGACTACCAGCACCTCGGCATCCTCCCGGGGGCGATGCGCAACTTCCTCGCCCTCCTTGGCTGGTCCCCCGGCGACGATCGCGAGGTCATGGACATGCCCGAGCTGATCGACGCGTTCACGGGTGACGGACTGCTCAAGAAGGCCAGCGTCTTCGACCTCAAGAAGCTCGAGTGGATGAACGGCCAGCACATGATGCGGCTCCCGCTCGAGGACCTGGCGGCATACCTGCGCCCGTTTGTCATCGAGGCCAACCTCGCCGATGCGGCCCGGCTGGAGACTCGCCACACGTGGTGGCTACACCTGCTCGACCTCCTGCGCGTGCGCGCCCGCACCATCAATGAGCTGGTGCGGCAGGCCCGGCCGTATTGGAGCACCACCGTGGAATTCGAGGAGGCCGCCGTCGCCAAACACTGGAAGGACGCTCCCGCGGCCGCGGCCCTGCTCACCTCGGCGCGCACCGCGCTCGCCGCCGCCCCCGACTGGACCCCCGTCACCACCGAGGCCGTGCTACGCACGGTGGCCGAGCAGGCGGGGGTTGGGGCGGGCAAGCTCTTCCAACCGCTCCGCGTCGCGCTCACCGGCACCGGCGAGAGCCCGGGCATGTTCGACGTGCTCACCGTCCTGGGCCGCGACAGCACGCTGCAGCGCCTCGACGCTGCCCTCGCCCGGCTCGCGGAGACGGCGTGA
- a CDS encoding CoA transferase — translation MNPSHGPLAGLKVIEFAGIGPAPFAGMMLADMGATVVRIDRHAPKALDGGAVDLLIRGRPTVYLDLKADADRARCLHALDHADVLIEGFRPGVMERLGLGPDVVHARNPRLVYGRVTGWGQDGPLATTAGHDINYIGLTGALHAIGGVEGPPTPPLNLVGDFGGGGMLLAFGVACAILQARATGRGQVVDAAMVDGASLLMAQVYGLRASGMWPGDRGTNTLDGGAHFYRCYECADRRWVAVGAIETKFYEALLGGLGLTDPAFRDQWDRDQWPAFAARLAAAFRARPRDAWIDQFAGTDACVTPVLTIEEVALHPHHQAREAYRPRTDAVEPAPAPRFSLTPPSEGTKPTWDEALSAFGLDRP, via the coding sequence ATGAACCCATCCCACGGCCCGCTTGCCGGCCTCAAGGTCATCGAGTTCGCGGGGATCGGACCCGCGCCGTTTGCCGGGATGATGCTCGCCGACATGGGGGCCACCGTCGTTCGGATCGATCGGCACGCGCCCAAGGCCCTGGACGGTGGGGCGGTCGACCTGCTCATCCGCGGCCGGCCCACCGTGTACCTCGACCTGAAGGCGGACGCCGATCGCGCGCGCTGCCTCCACGCGCTCGACCACGCCGACGTCCTCATCGAGGGCTTCCGTCCCGGCGTCATGGAACGGCTCGGCCTCGGCCCGGACGTGGTCCACGCTCGCAACCCCAGGCTGGTCTACGGACGGGTCACCGGTTGGGGCCAGGACGGGCCACTCGCCACCACCGCCGGACACGACATCAACTACATCGGGCTCACCGGCGCCCTGCACGCCATCGGTGGAGTTGAAGGCCCACCAACGCCCCCGCTCAATCTCGTCGGCGACTTCGGCGGCGGCGGGATGCTCCTCGCGTTTGGCGTTGCCTGCGCCATCCTGCAAGCGAGGGCGACGGGACGCGGCCAGGTCGTTGACGCCGCCATGGTGGATGGCGCCTCGCTCCTCATGGCCCAGGTGTACGGACTCCGGGCTTCCGGCATGTGGCCGGGCGACCGCGGGACCAACACGCTCGATGGCGGGGCGCACTTCTACCGGTGCTACGAGTGCGCCGACCGCCGATGGGTCGCCGTGGGTGCCATAGAGACGAAGTTCTACGAGGCCCTCCTGGGCGGACTCGGCCTGACCGACCCGGCCTTCCGCGACCAGTGGGACCGGGACCAGTGGCCGGCCTTCGCCGCCCGCTTGGCCGCCGCCTTCCGCGCGAGGCCACGAGACGCCTGGATCGATCAGTTCGCCGGGACGGATGCCTGCGTCACCCCGGTACTCACGATCGAGGAGGTCGCGCTCCACCCGCACCACCAGGCCCGTGAGGCGTACCGCCCACGCACCGACGCTGTCGAGCCCGCCCCCGCCCCCCGCTTTTCGCTCACGCCCCCCTCCGAAGGCACGAAACCCACCTGGGACGAGGCCCTCTCCGCGTTCGGTCTCGACCGACCCTGA
- a CDS encoding carboxypeptidase regulatory-like domain-containing protein — translation MVFGSTYLKVLQRMVQGFGCYRLACVAMWTVALRPLGAQVEVRGTVWDSLAGRPLAGAVVQMVRADNPGQQLAGATDSVGTYVIAGATPGVWVLGFTHAVLDALGLDLPLARLSINEAQQVTVPLGIPGVATLARAWCRDSSEAPGLWVGRLRRATDGGVIAGGAVDVQWTTFVARGRTVEEQTPTVSAGSDDGGRFLACGLPRGELLMARGGERDTSGVLTFTLPSSGFLQRDVFVGPAGMRRMGPSGDSLLSGPGQLRGRVVGARGRPAGGARVRIEEAGVEAAANSEGYFAMDALPLGTWTMDARALGFMVESRLVDVVAGAPGEVAIILTEQEQFLDTVKVVGERAIESPSYAAFLERQARGLGHFVDEGQIERRRPQLVADLVRELPGVFVQSEPMRGNVQNIRFRSYRFGARTCAPDIFIDGAYVPNVGEGGLLESMVATTSLRAVEVYPRAAAVPPQFQRNDGCGALVLWTGERRKVQVPKPPPMG, via the coding sequence GTGGTGTTCGGATCGACCTACCTGAAGGTCCTGCAGCGGATGGTGCAAGGCTTCGGTTGCTATCGACTGGCGTGCGTTGCCATGTGGACCGTGGCGCTCCGTCCGCTGGGCGCGCAGGTCGAGGTACGTGGGACGGTGTGGGACTCGCTCGCCGGGCGTCCCCTGGCTGGCGCGGTGGTGCAAATGGTGCGCGCGGACAACCCCGGGCAACAGTTGGCAGGAGCGACCGATAGCGTTGGCACGTACGTGATTGCCGGCGCGACACCGGGCGTGTGGGTGCTGGGCTTCACGCATGCCGTCCTGGATGCGCTCGGGCTGGACCTTCCGCTGGCGCGGCTCTCGATCAACGAGGCGCAGCAGGTCACGGTGCCACTGGGGATTCCCGGGGTGGCCACCCTTGCACGGGCGTGGTGCCGAGACAGCTCGGAGGCCCCGGGGTTATGGGTCGGCCGCTTGCGGCGGGCGACCGATGGTGGGGTGATTGCGGGCGGGGCGGTCGACGTACAGTGGACCACCTTTGTGGCCCGGGGCCGGACCGTCGAGGAGCAGACGCCAACCGTCTCGGCGGGGAGCGACGACGGGGGCCGGTTCCTGGCGTGCGGGTTGCCGCGCGGGGAGTTGTTGATGGCCCGTGGCGGGGAACGCGATACCAGCGGGGTCCTGACATTCACGCTGCCGTCCAGCGGATTCCTTCAGCGGGACGTGTTTGTGGGGCCCGCGGGTATGCGGCGGATGGGTCCGTCCGGCGACTCGCTCCTGTCTGGACCGGGCCAGCTCCGCGGGCGTGTCGTGGGCGCGCGTGGCCGACCGGCCGGTGGGGCTCGCGTGCGGATCGAGGAAGCTGGGGTGGAGGCTGCGGCCAACAGCGAGGGGTACTTCGCGATGGACGCGTTGCCGTTAGGCACCTGGACGATGGATGCCCGGGCGTTGGGGTTCATGGTGGAGTCCAGGCTCGTGGACGTGGTCGCGGGCGCACCGGGTGAGGTTGCGATCATCTTGACGGAGCAGGAGCAGTTCCTCGATACGGTGAAAGTCGTGGGTGAGCGCGCCATCGAATCGCCGTCGTACGCGGCGTTTCTCGAGCGGCAGGCGCGGGGGCTTGGCCACTTTGTGGACGAGGGCCAGATCGAACGCCGCCGTCCGCAGCTCGTGGCAGACCTGGTGCGTGAACTCCCCGGCGTCTTCGTGCAGTCTGAGCCGATGCGCGGGAACGTGCAGAACATCCGCTTCCGGTCCTACCGATTTGGTGCACGTACCTGCGCGCCGGACATCTTCATCGACGGGGCCTATGTCCCCAATGTCGGGGAAGGCGGGCTGCTGGAATCGATGGTCGCCACCACGTCGCTGCGTGCCGTCGAGGTGTATCCGCGCGCCGCCGCGGTGCCGCCGCAGTTCCAGCGGAATGACGGCTGCGGGGCGCTGGTGTTGTGGACCGGGGAGCGCCGGAAGGTGCAGGTGCCGAAGCCGCCGCCGATGGGATGA
- a CDS encoding DUF481 domain-containing protein, with the protein MRFVARSILWTTAVGLVLASSGRAQTPRADSSAAAQVFLDCQRAFCDQQFVRTEIAWVNFVRDRMLADVHVIVTQQQTGGAGSEFTLAFIGLGNRSTMQDTAVFTTRLGDTDDEVRRQLVRNLSQGLLRYVRGTEAARLLSVVYRPATGTPATASRGTKDRWNYWVYRVGMNANLNANSNADAQNFSGRLSANRVTEQWKLQFNARGEYSNQTYQLSDGELSRIQREYGGNADIIKSINTHWSIGVNASAQQDLFNNYDLDASVKPGIEYNIFPYSEATRRQVLIRYSPGFRMANYVDTTIYGRVSETRPHHSLVVSGDAVQPWGSVGISLNASQFLHDAQRKRFGVFGNADWRIVRGLNFNIGGGYSYIRDQLQIPGSGLTDEERLVQLRVQATNYEYFMFTGLSFTFGSAFNNVVNTRFGGGGRSFFFSF; encoded by the coding sequence ATGCGCTTCGTCGCACGGAGTATCCTCTGGACGACGGCCGTCGGCCTTGTCCTCGCGTCGTCCGGGCGCGCCCAAACGCCGCGTGCGGATTCCAGCGCGGCCGCCCAGGTCTTCCTGGATTGCCAGCGGGCGTTCTGCGACCAGCAATTTGTCCGGACCGAGATCGCCTGGGTGAACTTTGTGCGGGACCGGATGCTGGCCGACGTCCATGTCATCGTGACGCAGCAACAGACCGGGGGGGCAGGTTCGGAATTCACCTTGGCCTTCATCGGACTCGGGAATCGCTCGACGATGCAGGACACGGCGGTCTTCACCACGCGACTGGGCGACACCGACGATGAGGTCCGCCGGCAACTGGTGCGGAACCTGTCCCAGGGATTGTTGCGGTACGTGCGTGGCACGGAGGCTGCCCGCCTGCTCTCCGTCGTCTACCGACCCGCGACAGGCACGCCAGCCACGGCATCGCGGGGGACAAAGGATCGGTGGAACTACTGGGTGTATCGCGTCGGGATGAACGCGAACCTCAATGCCAACTCCAACGCGGACGCGCAGAACTTCAGCGGTCGCCTCTCCGCGAATCGCGTGACCGAGCAGTGGAAACTGCAATTCAACGCCCGCGGGGAATACAGCAACCAGACCTACCAGCTGTCGGACGGGGAACTGAGCCGCATCCAGCGGGAGTATGGCGGCAACGCCGACATCATCAAGAGCATCAACACGCATTGGTCTATTGGCGTCAACGCGTCCGCCCAACAGGACCTGTTCAACAACTATGACCTCGACGCGAGCGTGAAGCCGGGGATCGAGTACAACATCTTTCCCTACAGCGAGGCCACGCGTCGGCAGGTGCTGATCCGCTATTCGCCCGGATTCCGCATGGCGAACTATGTGGACACGACGATCTACGGCCGCGTGTCCGAGACGCGTCCCCATCACTCCCTGGTCGTCTCGGGCGATGCGGTGCAGCCCTGGGGAAGCGTGGGCATCTCCCTCAATGCGTCGCAGTTCCTGCACGACGCCCAACGCAAGCGCTTCGGCGTCTTTGGCAACGCGGACTGGCGCATCGTGCGCGGGCTCAACTTCAATATTGGCGGCGGCTACAGCTATATCCGCGACCAGTTGCAGATCCCTGGGTCCGGGCTCACCGACGAGGAGCGCCTGGTGCAGCTCCGGGTGCAAGCCACCAATTACGAGTATTTCATGTTCACTGGCCTGAGCTTCACCTTTGGCTCAGCGTTCAACAACGTGGTGAACACGCGGTTTGGTGGCGGTGGGCGCTCGTTTTTCTTCAGCTTCTAG
- a CDS encoding fumarylacetoacetate hydrolase family protein produces the protein MSARPSKIVCIGRNYVEHAKELGNAVPDKEPLFFLKPPSSLIGDGEAIVLPPQSSQVEHEGEIGVVIGATLKNASEAECAAAVRAIVAVNDVTARDLQRKDSQWTRAKGFDTFCAVGAPWTGSVDLGNIEVVTRVNGVEKQRGNSNQMVFSIPFCLSHISHVMTLEPGDIVATGTPAGISKLSPGDVVEIEVVGYSRVSNPVK, from the coding sequence ATGAGCGCCCGCCCGTCCAAGATTGTCTGCATTGGCCGCAACTACGTCGAGCATGCGAAGGAGCTTGGCAACGCCGTCCCTGACAAGGAGCCGTTGTTCTTTCTCAAGCCGCCCTCGAGCCTGATCGGCGATGGTGAGGCCATCGTGCTGCCGCCCCAGTCGTCGCAAGTGGAGCACGAGGGCGAGATCGGCGTGGTGATCGGCGCGACCCTCAAGAACGCGTCGGAAGCCGAGTGTGCGGCGGCGGTGCGAGCCATTGTGGCCGTGAATGACGTGACCGCCCGCGACCTCCAGCGAAAGGACTCGCAATGGACCCGGGCCAAGGGGTTCGACACCTTCTGCGCCGTGGGGGCTCCGTGGACGGGGTCGGTCGACCTTGGGAACATCGAGGTGGTGACCCGCGTGAATGGAGTGGAGAAGCAACGAGGCAATTCGAACCAGATGGTCTTCTCGATCCCGTTCTGCCTGTCCCACATCTCGCACGTGATGACGCTGGAGCCGGGCGACATCGTGGCGACGGGGACGCCGGCGGGGATCAGCAAGCTGTCGCCCGGGGATGTGGTCGAAATCGAGGTCGTGGGGTATTCCAGGGTGTCCAATCCGGTCAAATAG